The following are encoded together in the Oreochromis aureus strain Israel breed Guangdong linkage group 18, ZZ_aureus, whole genome shotgun sequence genome:
- the prdx1 gene encoding peroxiredoxin-1, producing MSAGNAQIGKPAPDFTAKAVMPDGQFHDLKLSDYRGKYVVFFFYPLDFTFVCPTEIIAFSDAANEFRKIGCEVIAASVDSHFSHFAWVNTPRKQGGLGTMNIPLVSDTRRTISKDYGVLKEDEGIAYRGLFIIDDKGILRQITINDLPVGRSVEETLRLVQAFQFTDKHGEVCPAGWKPGSDTIKPDVQKSKDFFSKQ from the exons ATGTCTGCAGGCAATGCACAAATTGGAAAGCCGGCCCCTGATTTCACTGCCAAAGCGGTGATGCCGGATGGACAGTTCCACGATCTGAAGCTGTCAGACTACAGAG GAAAGTACGTCGTGTTTTTCTTCTACCCGCTGGATTTCACCTTTGTTTGTCCGACTGAGATAATCGCTTTCAGTGATGCTGCCAATGAATTCAGGAAGATTGGATGTGAGGTCATCGCCGCCTCAGTGGACTCCCACTTCTCCCATTTCGCTTG GGTCAACACACCACGTAAGCAGGGTGGTCTGGGTACCATGAACATCCCCCTGGTGTCTGACACACGGCGCACCATCTCCAAAGATTACGGGGTCCTGAAAGAGGATGAGGGCATCGCCTACAG GGGTCTATTCATCATTGACGACAAGGGTATCCTGAGGCAGATCACCATAAACGACCTCCCGGTCGGACGCTCTGTTGAGGAGACCTTGCGTTTGGTTCAAGCCTTTCAGTTCACAGATAAGCACGGAGAAG TCTGCCCGGCCGGTTGGAAACCAGGAAGCGACACCATCAAACCTGACGTCCAGAAGAGCAAAGATTTTTTCTCCAAGCAGTAA